In Podospora pseudoanserina strain CBS 124.78 chromosome 5, whole genome shotgun sequence, a single window of DNA contains:
- a CDS encoding hypothetical protein (COG:T; EggNog:ENOG503NUBG) has product MQTAKGKAEALGRKAKLTQSYQELLDEFSNKDLKSVGNYTLGRLIGKGSFGKVYLATHKLTNGSKVVLKSAKKDDANLAREIHHHRQFVHPHIARLYEVIVTESMVWLVLEYCSGDELYNYLIDHGKLPVEKVQKTFTQLVGAVSYVHQQNCVHRDLKLENILLDKNENVKLCDFGFTREYEGKANYLQTFCGTICYSAPEMLKGEKYAGEKVDVWSLGVILYALLTGELPFDDDNDQVTRTKILTEEPNYPDFIPADALSLLKLLLSKRPLLRPTLPDILAHPFLAEHAPQQQEILKLERPAPFSTPLEKEVLHRMKSAGVDIEAVMESVISQRCDALGGWWTLLLEKEVRKVIRRERKRRERAENRNSRRFSQASSRLNALATVEESQFAKLSDTPHRTRGRSQRRSAHYPSLTIPDLPGFADFSKTGNGNLALSPDGEVPPPPIDKDSIRSVSSSRHRRPIPPPKEGVLRSARSRGSTLHLVTTTDALEATTTSQAGDPKKVKKRPSHAILATWKNWTHWLFEHTGMKNASRRGGSQSAPNLLSKQTSAKDTKSKDASPRPQTSKYPVSGSNAAPATASLPKGVVANGYPPRGSSAAQGTSSNPISPTLSTPSMHHPRMPSSSGYKRQSMSPSPLTPRSTIRRSSGPTGLRGRKSTSSSVSSVRSLHHTHHHSHSKASSTSSNGSVSTSVSKTPMQNARSPHHSVKVLPATPTGNTFPSNIRLVRDRSGPPLSVFNEGLPAFNGAMIPQPPGSPNPFSGNGVMFAKRKRNIFKGPMLSLSGSRDTRSSGSGSASHSRSASASGLGRRSGEMAIQEVDEDDEDDNLTERGRGPPSVTDELEEVEEVDSFSPIVKGPGEIVEEKIYEEGEEEAELKAGLPGLQPAATITPSPVL; this is encoded by the exons AATGGCTCCAAG GTTGTTCTCAAGTcggcgaagaaggacgaTGCCAACCTGGCCCGCGagattcaccaccaccgccaatTTGTACACCCACACATAGCAAGATTATACGAGGTGATTGTAACCGAATCCATGGTATGGCTGGTGCTGGAATACTGCTCAGGTGACGAACTCTACAACTATCTGATCGACCATGGCAAACTCCCCGTCGAAAAGGTGCAAAAGACGTTTACGCAGTTGGTCGGCGCCGTGTCCTATGTCCACCAACAGAATTGCGTTCATCGCGACTTGAAGCTCGAAAATATCCTTCTCGACAAGAATGAGAACGTCAAGCTGTGCGACTTTGGCTTCACCCGGGAATACGAGGGCAAGGCCAATTACCTTCAGACCTTTTGCGGCACCATATGCTATTCGGCCCCCGAAATGCTAAAGGGAGAGAAATACGCCGGCGAGAAGGTGGACGTGTGGAGCTTGGGGGTCATCTTATACGCTTTGCTCACGGGTGAGCTGCCgtttgacgacgacaacgaccaGGTCACGAGAACCAAGATATTGACGGAGGAACCAAACTATCCCGATTTTATACCAGCCGACGCCTTGTCACTCCTCAAGCTGCTCCTCTCGAAACGCCCCCTGCTACGACCGACACTACCGGATATTCTGGCGCATCCTTTCCTCGCCGAGCACGcaccgcagcagcaagagatCCTCAAACTGGAACGACCGGCACCTTTTTCGACCCctcttgagaaggaggtATTGCACCGGATGAAGAGTGCCGGGGTGGATATCGAGGCTGTGATGGAGAGCGTCATTTCTCAGCGATGCGATGCtctggggggttggtggacgTTGCTGCTCGAAAAAGAAGTACGCAAAGTGATACGCAGAGAGAGGAAACGAAGAGAGAGGGCCGAGAATAGGAATTCACGCCGCTTCTCCCAAGCTTCCAGTCGACTGAACGCTCTGGCGACGGTCGAGGAATCCCAGTTCGCGAAGCTCTCAGATACCCCCCATAGGACACGGGGCCGGAGCCAGAGGAGAAGCGCCCACTACCCTAGCTTGACGATTCCAGACTTGCCCGGGTTTGCCGACTTTTCCAAGACTGGAAACGGAAATCTTGCTCTTAGTCCTGATGGGGAGGTGCCACCTCCACCGATTGACAAGGACTCGATAAGGTCAGTCAGCTCGTCGAGGCATCGGAGGccaatcccaccaccaaaggaAGGGGTTCTAAGAAGCGCACGCTCTAGGGGCAGCACCCTCCATCTAGTGACGACAACAGACGCACTAgaggccaccaccacctcgcaGGCAGGTGACCCaaagaaggtgaagaaacGACCGTCACATGCCATCCTTGCGACGTGGAAGAACTGGACACATTGGCTCTTTGAGCACACGGGGATGAAGAATGCCAGCAGGCGTGGAGGAAGCCAGTCGGCACCTAACCTCCTTTCCAAGCAGACAAGCGCAAAGGATACCAAGTCAAAAGATGCCAGTCCCCGGCCCCAGACCAGCAAGTATCCGGTGAGCGGGTCTAATGCAGCTCCTGCTACCGCCAGCCTACCCAAGGGTGTGGTTGCCAATGGCTACCCACCCCGCGGCTCTTCGGCTGCTCAAGGGACGTCGTCCAACCCAATATCGCCGACCTTGTCGACCCCATCCATGCACCATCCCCGGATGCCCAGCTCCTCTGGGTACAAACGGCAGTCCATGTCGCCTTCACCTTTGACACCCCGCTCAACCATCCGGCGATCCTCTGGGCCCACTGGACTCCGCGGACGAAAGTCTACCTCGTCATCTGTCTCGTCAGTGCGGTCCCTGCACCACACGCACCACCATAGCCACAGCAAGGCTAGCTCAACGTCGTCGAACGGTTCCGTCTCCACGTCGGTTTCCAAGACGCCAATGCAGAATGCTCGAAGTCCCCACCACTCTGTCAAGGTTTTACCGGCCACTCCTACGGGCAACACCTTTCCCAGCAACATCCGTCTTGTGCGGGACCGCAGCGGACCACCCCTGAGCGTCTTCAACGAAGGACTACCGGCCTTCAACGGAGCCATGATTCCACAGCCCCCAGGCAGCCCGAACCCGTTTTCGGGTAACGGAGTCATGTTCGCCAAACGCAAGCGGAACATCTTCAAGGGGCCCATGCTGAGTTTGTCAGGTTCAAGGGACACACGCAGTTCGGGGTCTGGATCAGCAAGCCATTCTAGAAGTGCGAGTGCTAGCGGTCTCGGGCGTAGGAGCGGCGAGATGGCGATTcaggaggtggacgaggacgacgaagacgacaatCTGACCGAACGGGGAAGGGGTCCTCCGAGTGTGACAGACGAActtgaagaggtggaagaggttgacTCTTTCTCGCCAATCGTCAAAGGCCCGGGcgagattgtggaggagaagatttatgaggagggagaggaagaggcagaGTTGAAAGCGGGGTTGCCTGGCTTGCAGCCCGCGGCGACGATAACACCATCGCCCGTGTTATGA
- a CDS encoding hypothetical protein (EggNog:ENOG503NVU0; COG:Q) has product MMVTTKVVSNMLLSYAAIFLWWCLVPVGGAVALGSSLEQPVTPLLRPRSQRLQPRQTCNTATNRQCWTTSPVFNINTDWEASTPVTGVTRTYTFTLTEVNNWIGGDGGIKAKAMLVNDWGDRINVTVVNNLVSNG; this is encoded by the exons ATGATGGTTACCACCAAGGTTGTCTCCAACATGCTTCTGTCCTACGCGGCTATTTtcctgtggtggtgtctcGTCCCGGTTGGTGGTGCGGTCGCTCTGGGTTCTTCCCTCGAGCAGCCTGTTACGCCGCTGCTGAGGCCGCGATCACAGCGGCTACAGCCGAGACAGACGTGCAACACTGCGACGAACAGGCAGTGCTGGACCACGAGCCCGGTGTTCAATATCAATACTGACTGGGAGGCTTCGACGCCGGTGACGGGTGTGACAAGGACTTATACCTTTACGCTGACGGAGGTGAATAACTGgattggtggagatggggggatCAAGGCGAAGGCTATGCTGGTGAATG ATTGGGGAGATAGAATCAATGTTACCGTCGTCAACAACCTCGTCAGCAACGGGTGA
- the PRX1 gene encoding peroxiredoxin 1 (COG:O; EggNog:ENOG503NW6E) produces the protein MAAERNEPLRLGTIAPNFQAETTKGPIDFHEFIGDNWVILFSHPEDYTPVCTTELGEMARLEPEFSKRGVKLIGLSANTLGSHEGWISDIKDVTGSQVNFPIIADKERKVAYLYDMIDYQDTTNVDEKGIAFTIRSVFFIDPKKTIRCILSYPASTGRNSAEILRVIQSLQTGDKHKVTTPINWVPGDDVIVHPSIKGDEATKLFPNLRAVKPYLRFTPLPEID, from the exons ATGGCTGCTGAGCGTAACGAACC CCTCCGTCTGGGCACCATTGCCCCCAACTTCCAGGCCGAGACCACCAAGGGTCCCATTGACTTCCATGAGTTCATTGGCGACAACTGGgtcatcctcttctcccaccccgaGGACTACACGCCCGTCTGCACCACCGAGCTCGGTGAGATGGCCCGCCTCGAGCCTGAGTTCTCCAAGCGCGGCGTCAAGCTCATCGGTCTCTCTGCCAACACCCTCGGCAGCCACGAGGGCTGGATCAGCGACATCAAGGACGTCACCGGCTCCCAGGTCAACTTTCCCATCATTGCCGACAAGGAGCGCAAGGTCGCCTACCTTTATGACAT GATCGACTACCAGGACACCACCAACGTCGATGAGAAGGGCATTGCCTTCACCATCCGctccgtcttcttcatcgaccCCAAGAAGACCATCCGCTGCATCCTCTCCtaccccgcctccaccggccGCAACAGCGCCGAGATCCTCCGTGTCATCCAGTCCCTCCAGACCGGTGACAAGCACAaggtcaccacccccatcaactGGGTCCCCGGTGATGATGTCATTGTCCACCCCAGCATCAAGGGCGACGAGGCCACCAAgctcttccccaacctccgTGCCGTCAAGCCTTACCTCCGCTTCACCCCTCTCCCCGAGATTGACTAA
- a CDS encoding hypothetical protein (COG:S; EggNog:ENOG503NY3F): MNVQSEHIIEPYMTAGTAQSTHLYIRTYFLCVPAGGNRELCLVPCALYLVVRGLTDLTEHNSTFDRRDQTPVRSVPSRPLDRTAHQGQAVDIALDSFILSTPRLTARKSHLHPGLSRKLSAATSQGTVCRRQTHTHRGDPERERERGQQQADFQDLSRFSDSETDERSPSKSPSEIITSAFRGIKKVAPTREDWPRLTRKPSLVGLRRPSETVVPTIERQPTPGQYSNPPKSARPTHHARNLSLQDSLSKPLPEPPPPQLSPASPLTPLAHPHAQGSLATILDAETTEEQKDQRLGSMDSTSSAEQQAGGLYMRPQGDNHNQEANMNGNLNNGSRQEGQEERGENLTPRSNGPLSAGTSPNSGQARGGTVGGTIGGPAGPSTHLSGLMCNVHRTTGREPHPLVGATTTVLGDKLYVFGGRILSRSRPAPLTADLYELDLIRRHWTKMETTGDIPPPRYFHSMCALGDTKMVCYGGMSPTTSQKNAIPQDQQPEVTVMSDIYIYDIPTKKWTYIPTQDAPQGRYAHCACILPSSATFASHRAPLSALQHNPSSGNPNEGRIGINIDGTGGAEMIVVGGQDAANHYIEQISVFNLRSLKWVSTQPLGKSCGAYRSVVAPLPPSVAARVGKTHPNGARQDAAAASLEAREAGSSMLIYSNYNFLDVKLELQIRSSDGHLSERPMSGSYTPPGLRFPNGGVIDTHFVVSGTYLTSSKQEYALWALDLRTLTWSRIDAGGAVFSQGSWNRGVLWNRRNTFVVLGNRKRSLVDDYNHRRINFSNVCMVELEAFGFYDNPRKTAPMSGFVSASSPYTGPGLSLSRKAGVTAGGRYHSRAAEELGEKALALRELADMDILCIGGERIPINSRIVARRWGPYFVQLLREGTAMQDGSDAATLRSNSVSAQGGRGPGQSSVFSSSTTTLAPSIAGSSVSSPPMDLAAINTAPTPRTLPPNSRPRCLYLPHTYLTVQALLHFLYTSALPAPSSPLCTPQILCSLLQIARPYRIDGLLEAVIERLHSLLDSRNAAAVFNATAMAAGGGRGIDGTLNPNFFPVSAGVDALLGPDGQPSSSSFAGSDADSATGGLGGRAAGLKISTSVPGVRPSSDELSATTSVGSEWSSEMDSERGTGREPWTGDLSSVIGLQKRGLRGLMEGRRMRERTGTNTMPSAPGSSGGGGGGGGGGLGFNAMPGQVGLGVGVEHRKGVEV; encoded by the exons ATGAATGTCCAATCTGAGCACATCATCGAACCGTACATGACTGCTGGGACTGCCCAATCGACTCACTTGTACATACGAACATACTTCCTTTGTGTGCCCGCCGGCGGCAACAGAGAACTGTGCCTTGTGCCTTGTGCATTGTacctggtggtgaggggccTCACAGACCTCACAGAACACAACTCCACCTTCGACCGACGAGATCAAACGCCAGTCCGGTCCGTGCCCTCGAGACCGCTGGACCGCACTGCACACCAAGGGCAGGCGGTGGACATCGCGCTCGACTCTTTCATCCTATCAACACCTCGACTCACCGCGCGCAAATCGCATCTCCATCCAGGTCTGTCGCGGAAATTAAGCGCTGCAACGTCACAAGGCACTGTGTGCCGCAGACAAACCCACACACATCGTGGTGAtccagagagagagagagagagag gacagcagcaggccgACTTTCAGGATCTGAGCCGCTTCTCTGACTCTGAGACTGACGAACGTTCACCATCCAAGTCCCCCTCAGAAATCATCACATCTGCCTTCCGAGGCATCAAAAAGGTTGCGCCCACGCGAGAGGACTGGCCGAGGCTCACGAGGAAGCCCTCTCTTGTTGGACTTCGACGGCCTTCGGAAACTGTTGTTCCCACGATCGAGAGACAACCAACCCCGGGACAATACTCCAATCCTCCAAAGAGCGCTCGCCCAACTCACCATGCTCGGAATTTGAGCCTCCAAGACAGTCTATCGAAACCCCTACCCGAACCGCCCCCGCCACAGCTTTCCCCGGCATCCCCGCTGACCCCTTTGGCACATCCTCACGCCCAGGGGAGTCTGGCGACGATTCTAGACGCCGAAACTACCGAAGAACAGAAAGATCAGAGGCTTGGATCAATGGATTCGACGTCATCTGCGGAGCAACAGGCCGGCGGTCTCTACATGAGACCTCAAGGGGACAATCATAATCAAGAAGCGAATATGAATGGGAATTTAAACAATGGCTCCAGGCAGGAGGGGCAAGAGGAACGTGGTGAAAACTTGACACCAAGAAGTAATGGCCCTCTCTCTGCCGGAACATCTCCCAACTCGGGTCAGGCGAGGGGGGGTACGGTGGGAGGAACCATAGGTGGCCCTGCTGGACCTTCCACACACCTGTCTGGTCTGATGTGTAATGTTCACCGAACCACGGGTCGGGAACCACACCCTCTGGTCGGCGCAACCACGACGGTTCTGGGGGATAAGCTCTACGTCTTTGGCGGCAGGATATTATCAAGAAGCAGACCAGCGCCCTTAACGGCAGACCTCTACGAATTGGATTTGATCCGCCGGCACTGGACAAAGATGGAAACGACTGGCGATATCCCTCCACCTCGTTACTTCCACTCAATGTGCGCGCTTGGTGATACAAAGATGGTTTGCTACGGCGGCATGTCTCCGACGACGAGCCAAAAAAATGCGATAccccaagaccaacaacCTGAGGTCACGGTCATGTCGGATATCTACATCTACGATATACCGACCAAAAAATGGACCTATATTCCAACACAGGACGCCCCACAAGGCCGTTATGCGCATTGTGCCTGCATCCTGCCGTCATCCGCCACATTTGCCTCCCACAGGGCGCCTCTATCGGCCCTGCAGCACAATCCATCGAGTGGGAATCCGAATGAGGGGCGGATCGGCATCAACATTGACGGCACGGGCGGTGCTGAGATGATCGTGGTGGGAGGGCAAGATGCGGCCAACCATTACATTGAGCAAATAAGCGTCTTCAACCTACGGAGTCTGAAGTGGGTTTCAACACAGCCGCTGGGCAAGAGTTGCGGCGCATATAGAAGCGTGGTTGCACCCCTTCCGCCCTCTGTGGCTGCCAGGGTTGGAAAGACACATCCGAACGGTGCTCGGCAGGATGCTGCAGCAGCAAGTTTGGAGGCCCGGGAAGCTGGGTCGAGCATGCTCATCTACAGCAACTACAACTTCCTCGACGTCAAGCTCGAGCTTCAAATCAGGTCCAGCGATGGCCACCTTAGCGAACGACCGATGAGCGGCTCCTACACCCCGCCAGGGCTTAGGTTTCCCAACGGAGGTGTCATCGATACACACTTCGTTGTGAGCGGCACATATCTCACATCTTCAAAGCAAGAATATGCTCTCTGGGCGCTGGATTTGCGGACGTTGACGTGGAGTCGCATTGATGCCGGCGGAGCTGTGTTCAGCCAGGGAAGCTGGAACCGCGGTGTTCTTTGGAACAGGCGAAACACCTTTGTGGTTCTTGGCAACAGGAAAAGGAGTTTGGTGGACGACTACAATCATCGGAGGATAAACTTCAGCAATGTGTGCATGGTAGAACTGGAAGCCTTTGGCTTTTACGACAACCCTCGCAAGACGGCACCAATGAGTGGCTTCGTTAGTGCCAGCAGCCCCTATACTGGGCCTGGGCTTAGCTTGTCGCGCAAAGCGGGTGTTACTGCCGGTGGAAGGTATCACAGCCGTGCTGCcgaggagcttggtgagAAGGCCTTGGCACTGAGGGAGCTGGCTGATATGGACATTCTTTGCATTGGAGGTGAAAGGATACCGATCAATTCGAGGATCGTCGCCCGGAGGTGGGGCCCTTACTTTGTGCAGCTCCTCCGAGAAGGGACGGCGATGCAAGATGGCAGTGATGCCGCCACTCTAAGGTCCAACTCGGTTTCAGCGCAGGGTGGACGAGGCCCTGGACAATCGTCTGTGTTTTCGTCGAGTACTACTACCCTCGCGCCAAGCATAGCTGGATCCTCCGTCTCTTCGCCACCCATGGATCTTGCGGCCATCAACACGGCGCCGACGCCACGCacccttccacccaacaGTCGACCGAGGTGTCTGTACTTACCTCACACATACCTTACCGTCCAGGCTCTTCTTCACTTCCTGTACACGTCAGCCCTGCCCgcaccttcttcgccgctGTGCACACCCCAAATTCTCTGCAGTCTTTTGCAGATCGCCAGGCCATATCGAATCGATGGACTCCTGGAAGCAGTGATTGAACGCCTCCACAGCCTTCTCGACAGTCGCAACGCAGCCGCTGTCTTTAATGCCACGGCCATGGCGGCTGGCGGTGGCCGGGGCATCGACGGCACCCTGAACCCCAACTTCTTCCCCGTCTCGGCTGGTGTCGACGCCCTTCTTGGCCCTGATGGccagcccagcagcagcagctttgcCGGTAGCGACGCGGACTCTGCCACGGGCGGTCTTGGCGGGCGGGCTGCCGGGCTTAAGATTAGCACCTCGGTGCCTGGCGTCCGTCCTTCGAGCGATGAGCTGAGCGCCACCACTAGCGTAGGAAGTGAATGGAGCTCCGAGATGGACAGCGAGCGGGGAACAGGGAGGGAGCCGTGGACTGGTGACCTGAGCAGTGTTATTGGACTgcagaagagggggttgagaggtCTGATGGAAGGCCGGAGGATGAGAGAGAGGACGGGGACGAACACGATGCCTTCTGCGCCGGGTAGttctgggggaggaggaggtggtggcggtggtgggcttgggttCAATGCTATGCCGGGGCAGgttgggcttggggttggggtagAGCATAgaaaaggggtggaggtttgA
- a CDS encoding hypothetical protein (EggNog:ENOG503P3WZ), with the protein MEWTKTQYNTLYETWVPYLEDLYLRYFTRDNKASYTTKENLDKTKVTGISQVDTLQDNIHTTASSQLGQDGLGRPVGDLLSREGVNRLERKGKDGQGGYVPGGNSNVVSGAGNTLVGGAVEGGKTAGSGVVNGGKAAVGWFGLGKKEQK; encoded by the exons ATGGAGTGGACAAAAACCCAATACAACACCCTCTACGAAACCTGGGTTCCCTACCTCGAAGACCTCTACCTCCGCTACTTTACCCGCGACAACAAAGCAAGCTACACCACCAAAG AAAACCTcgacaaaacaaaagtaaCCGGCATCTCCCAAGTCGACACCCTCCAAGACAACATCCACACCACTGCCTCCTCCCAGCTCGGTCAGGACGGCCTGGGCAGACCAGTCGGCGATTTACTCTCCAGGGAGGGAGTCAACAGGCTTGAGCGAAAGGGCAAGGATGGTCAGGGCGGGTATGTCCCCGGGGGAAACAGCAATGTCGTCAGCGGGGCGGGGAATAcccttgttggtggtgctgttgagggagggaagaCGGCGGGCAGCGGGGTGGTGAATGGggggaaggcggcggtgggttggtttgggcttgggaagaaggagcagaagtAA
- a CDS encoding hypothetical protein (EggNog:ENOG503NVU0; COG:Q; CAZy:AA1), translating to MALPAQYGNGVLGAIRINGPASSNYDDDLGPLVISDWYYGSAFALAHRVNSPTNPYSIPGFPGSPPPSDNILFNGLNRRANGASGSYRRFTLTAGRKHLLRLINGSVQASFTVSLVGHSFTIVATDMVPITPVTVTSLYIGVGQRYDVIINANQPVANYWFNTTFSSAPCGGATNRPAMIFQYSGAPTANPTSAGTVPPDSRCADSLNYTPVVSKSVPSASFTTGNTLNTRLQISTTGGISRVYWPVNNTPMKVNWNNPTLEYVKNSNTGTMPANTNVISVPTANQWTFWLIVNNSSIPHPVHLHGHDILILGASPALAAPINPTNRLRPYNPSVDGPALKIANPTRRDTTMLPAWGWLALAYRTNNPGAWLMHCHIAWHASQGFSVQFLEQLTSIPTVMNLNELTGNCNNWDAFYPSGAPFLQDDSGI from the exons ATGGCACTGCCTG CACAGTATGGCAACGGTGTTCTGGGAGCCATTCGCATCAACGGCCCAGCATCAAGCAATTACGACGATGATCTTGGTCCGCTTGTGATTAGTGACTGGTATTACGGCTCGGCGTTTGCGCTGGCACACCGAGTCAACAGCCCTACGAATCCATA TAGCATCCCCGGCTTCCCCGGATCGCCACCTCCTAGTGACAACATTCTGTTCAATGGCCTGAACAGAAGAGCCAACGGTGCTTCGGGAAGCTATCGCAGGTTCACCCTCACGGCCGGACGAAAGCACCTCCTCAGACTCATCAACGGCTCAGTCCAAGCCAGTTTCACCGTGTCCTTGGTAGGACATTCCTTCACCATCGTCGCCACCGACATGGTCCCTATCACGCCCGTCACGGTAACAAGCCTCTACATTGGTGTCGGCCAAAGATACGacgtcatcatcaacgccaaccAGCCCGTAGCCAACTACTggttcaacaccaccttctcctcggcccccTGCGGCGGAGCGACCAACCGCCCAGCCATGATCTTTCAATACTCGGGCGCACCCACCGCAAACCCTACCTCCGCGGGAACAGTCCCCCCCGACTCCCGCTGCGCCGATTCTCTCAACTACACCCCCGTCGTCAGCAAGTCTGTCCCCTCAGCCTCCTTCACAACAGGcaacaccctcaacacccgcCTCCaaatctccaccaccggcggcaTCTCCCGAGTCTACTGGCCAGTGAACAACACCCCCATGAAAGTAAACTGgaacaacccaaccctcgAGTACGTCAAAAACTCCAACACAGGCACCATGCCCGCAAACACAAACGTCATCTCCGTCCCTACCGCAAATCAATGGACCTTTTGGCTTATTGTAAACAACTCCTCCATCCCTCACCCCGTCCACCTCCACGGACAcgacatcctcatcctcggcgccaGCCCCGCCCTGGCCGCGCCGATCAACCCGACTAATCGGCTGAGGCCGTACAACCCCTCTGTTGATGGCCCGGCCTTGAAAATTGCGAACCCGACGAGAAGGGACACGACGATGCTGCCGGCGTGGGGATGGTTGGCGCTCGCGTACCGGACGAACAATCCGGGGGCGTGGCTGATGCATTGCCATATTGCCTGGCATGCTAGCCAGGGGTTTAGTGTGCAGTTTTTGGAGCAGCTGACGAGTATACCGACGGTGATGAATCTGAATGAGTTGACGGGGAATTGCAATAATTGGGATGCGTTTTACCCGAGTGGGGCGCCGTTTTTGCAGGATGATTCGGGGATTTGA